The proteins below are encoded in one region of Neorhodopirellula lusitana:
- a CDS encoding DUF1501 domain-containing protein produces MNQVSPELDRLRTDWARRTFLSKSFAGIGSFALASLLGGKSSLGSEPAPQDSNHPWPSLPGIPHFAPKAKRIVHLCMAGGPSHVESLDPKPVLDELDGQAFPESFTAGQQLAQLQGAKLIARKSFTKFRKWGESGIEMSDMFPLTGAHADDLCVIRSMTTEQINHDTAHAFMNTGSIIKGRPCMGSWMLYGLGAETENLPGYVVMTSSGPGAQPVSARQWSAGILPSKFQGIAFQSSGSPVHYIGNPDGVCQSTQRQVIDEVQRLNGMLAGEVIDPEIATRIAQYEMAFKMQSAVPELADMSTESKETLANYGVKRPGDGTYASNCLLARRLLERGVRFVQLYHRGWDHHSNLVSGFTQSAMDTDRPTAALLKDLKDRGLLEDTLVLWGGEFGRTPMAQGTGRDHHINAFSVWMAGGGVKGGMTYGSSDELGYAAVENEVPVRSLHATMLHLFGVDHEKLTARFQGLDVKLTGVEPARVLKEIMT; encoded by the coding sequence ATGAATCAAGTTTCACCTGAGTTGGACCGCCTGCGTACTGACTGGGCTCGTCGTACGTTTTTGTCGAAATCGTTTGCCGGCATTGGCAGCTTCGCACTTGCATCCTTGCTAGGCGGGAAGTCGTCACTCGGGTCGGAGCCAGCACCACAAGACAGCAACCATCCTTGGCCGTCCTTGCCTGGGATTCCTCATTTTGCGCCCAAGGCGAAACGCATCGTTCACCTGTGCATGGCGGGCGGCCCGTCCCATGTTGAATCGCTCGATCCGAAACCCGTCCTCGATGAACTCGATGGTCAAGCTTTCCCTGAATCCTTCACTGCTGGTCAACAACTTGCGCAGTTGCAGGGGGCCAAATTAATTGCCCGCAAGTCGTTCACCAAATTCAGGAAATGGGGTGAATCCGGCATCGAAATGTCGGACATGTTCCCGTTGACCGGGGCTCACGCAGACGACCTGTGTGTGATTCGTAGTATGACGACGGAGCAGATCAATCACGATACCGCTCACGCGTTCATGAACACGGGGTCCATCATCAAGGGGCGTCCGTGCATGGGATCGTGGATGCTTTACGGCCTGGGTGCCGAAACGGAGAACCTACCTGGTTATGTCGTTATGACGTCGTCCGGTCCCGGTGCTCAACCGGTGTCCGCTCGGCAGTGGAGTGCGGGGATTTTGCCAAGCAAATTTCAAGGGATCGCGTTCCAGTCGTCAGGTTCTCCGGTGCATTACATCGGCAACCCGGACGGCGTTTGCCAGTCGACGCAGCGGCAAGTCATCGACGAAGTTCAACGGCTCAACGGGATGTTGGCTGGTGAGGTGATCGATCCCGAAATTGCGACCCGAATCGCTCAGTACGAAATGGCATTCAAGATGCAATCGGCAGTGCCGGAATTGGCCGACATGAGTACCGAGAGTAAAGAGACGCTGGCCAATTACGGCGTTAAACGGCCGGGCGACGGCACGTATGCTTCCAATTGTTTGCTGGCTCGACGATTGCTGGAACGCGGCGTGCGTTTCGTGCAGCTGTACCATCGCGGTTGGGATCATCACAGCAACTTGGTGAGCGGCTTCACGCAATCAGCGATGGATACGGATCGTCCGACGGCTGCGCTGCTGAAAGACCTGAAGGACCGTGGCCTGCTCGAAGACACCCTGGTCTTATGGGGTGGTGAATTTGGTCGTACACCGATGGCGCAGGGGACCGGGCGTGACCATCACATCAACGCATTTAGTGTGTGGATGGCGGGTGGTGGAGTGAAAGGCGGAATGACCTATGGAAGTTCAGACGAGCTGGGTTATGCCGCGGTCGAGAATGAGGTTCCCGTTCGTTCCCTGCACGCAACGATGTTGCACCTTTTCGGGGTGGATCACGAAAAACTGACTGCCCGCTTCCAAGGGCTGGACGTGAAATTGACTGGGGTGGAACCCGCCCGTGTGTTGAAAGAAATCATGACTTAG
- a CDS encoding Gfo/Idh/MocA family protein, with the protein MTIRFTASRRRFLGQTTALASATMLSPLSSTATAMAASANDRPALGLIGAGRMGHNHMRFAKGMCDLVAVCDVDSNHRQKAIDKIFDGDAKNAKGFVDYRKVLDMDEVDVVYIATPDHWHAKILIEAMRAGKDVYCEKPLTLTIDEGKKVRQVEKETGRIVQVGTMQRSYLDLFVKAVAMAGDGRLGRITRATAAIGGGGGSGPIPEHDVPQWLDWNQWLGPAPETPFRWTPDPKLGPDDWVIGKTNCHQTFRSWLDYSGGSMTDWGAHHVDISMWAFRQAGQSDTVVSVGGESKFPVPYQDGYPTRKDQYHTASSFSMTATMSDGTELVINSGGRNGVLLEGTKGRIFVSRGDLTGKPVEDLQDDPLPADAIAKTYKGLPTPYSEHKNHWANFFHCTRERVEPISDVTSHLRAIDLCHLANISARFDRPMRWDGDKEEIVGDDAANALLSREYRKGFEIQG; encoded by the coding sequence ATGACAATACGCTTCACTGCGTCCCGCCGTCGCTTTCTAGGACAAACCACCGCTTTGGCGTCAGCCACGATGCTTTCGCCGCTCTCGTCGACAGCAACGGCAATGGCCGCATCAGCGAACGACCGGCCCGCGTTGGGGTTAATCGGCGCAGGACGAATGGGGCACAATCACATGCGTTTCGCGAAAGGCATGTGTGATCTGGTGGCGGTTTGTGATGTGGATTCCAATCACCGCCAAAAAGCGATCGACAAGATCTTTGACGGCGATGCGAAGAACGCAAAGGGTTTCGTCGATTACCGAAAGGTGCTCGATATGGATGAAGTCGATGTTGTGTACATCGCGACGCCGGACCATTGGCATGCGAAGATTTTGATCGAAGCGATGCGAGCGGGCAAAGATGTCTACTGCGAAAAGCCGTTGACGTTGACAATCGACGAGGGCAAGAAAGTTCGCCAAGTAGAAAAGGAAACCGGTCGTATCGTTCAAGTGGGAACGATGCAGCGAAGTTACCTTGACCTCTTCGTCAAAGCGGTCGCAATGGCCGGCGACGGTCGGCTGGGGCGGATCACGCGAGCGACCGCTGCGATTGGTGGAGGCGGTGGTTCGGGACCCATTCCCGAACATGATGTCCCACAGTGGCTGGACTGGAACCAATGGCTCGGCCCAGCTCCAGAAACTCCCTTTCGCTGGACTCCCGATCCGAAGTTGGGCCCTGATGATTGGGTGATTGGCAAGACAAACTGTCATCAAACGTTTCGGTCTTGGCTGGATTACTCCGGCGGTAGCATGACCGATTGGGGAGCTCACCATGTTGATATTTCGATGTGGGCGTTTCGGCAAGCCGGACAGTCCGACACGGTCGTTTCCGTTGGTGGTGAATCAAAGTTCCCAGTTCCTTATCAGGACGGATACCCCACTCGGAAGGACCAGTACCACACCGCGTCTTCGTTCTCGATGACGGCAACGATGAGTGACGGAACCGAACTGGTGATCAACAGCGGTGGTCGCAACGGTGTCTTGCTGGAAGGCACGAAGGGACGGATTTTTGTTAGTCGGGGCGACCTGACTGGCAAACCGGTCGAAGACCTTCAAGACGATCCTTTACCTGCTGACGCGATTGCGAAGACCTACAAAGGTTTGCCCACGCCGTACTCCGAACACAAAAACCACTGGGCGAACTTCTTTCACTGTACGCGTGAGCGAGTTGAGCCCATTTCCGATGTGACCAGCCATTTGCGGGCCATCGACCTATGTCACTTGGCAAACATCAGTGCCCGCTTTGACCGACCGATGCGTTGGGACGGGGACAAAGAAGAAATTGTCGGTGATGACGCAGCGAACGCCTTGTTGTCGCGTGAGTACCGCAAAGGCTTTGAAATCCAGGGCTAG
- a CDS encoding ThuA domain-containing protein, with amino-acid sequence MTLPGITQHRFILFDAGALPVLLALLSVFCLSLGVQADNSGEALLRRLGEHRGRAPANWVRFDWPEKREVLFGHYGPTDQEQRFIAEASPKVAFAPAARPRKVLVFYQCQYPHASIATANVAYQQIADTSGAFTVSFSDDPADICLENLQQYDALLLNNTTDFDKTIGEAGQQAILDFVRGGKGLIGVHAAADSCKGWPEGARMINGIFQCHPWKPQGTWAFKLSSPEHPINQAIGGKGFWFRDEIYAYREGTHDETQSRELISLDLDQPENHHAPELHQEQLSMTHAIPLRPVAWIHRYGKGRVFYSNLGHNNTTYWSPLALKHYLAGIQYAVGDLKADDTATSQLEIVNTALAPQRSAP; translated from the coding sequence GTGACGCTACCTGGAATTACTCAACATCGCTTCATCTTGTTTGATGCCGGTGCTTTGCCTGTATTGCTTGCCCTGCTTAGTGTGTTTTGCCTTTCGCTAGGGGTGCAGGCAGACAACTCTGGCGAGGCCCTTTTGCGCCGACTTGGCGAGCATCGTGGCCGAGCCCCCGCTAATTGGGTGCGATTCGATTGGCCTGAAAAGCGAGAGGTGCTATTCGGTCACTACGGACCCACGGATCAAGAGCAGCGGTTCATTGCAGAGGCGTCCCCTAAGGTTGCTTTTGCGCCAGCGGCGCGGCCTCGAAAGGTGCTCGTTTTCTATCAGTGCCAATACCCGCACGCATCGATCGCGACAGCCAATGTTGCCTATCAACAGATCGCTGACACGAGTGGTGCTTTCACGGTCAGCTTCAGCGATGATCCCGCCGATATCTGTCTCGAGAATCTTCAGCAGTATGACGCGTTGTTGTTGAACAACACGACCGACTTCGATAAGACGATCGGGGAAGCGGGACAGCAAGCAATCTTGGATTTTGTCCGTGGGGGCAAGGGACTGATCGGTGTCCATGCCGCGGCGGACAGTTGCAAAGGCTGGCCGGAAGGCGCTCGGATGATCAATGGCATTTTTCAGTGCCATCCTTGGAAGCCGCAAGGAACGTGGGCGTTCAAGCTCAGTTCGCCCGAGCATCCGATCAATCAAGCGATTGGCGGTAAGGGATTTTGGTTTCGAGATGAGATCTATGCCTACCGTGAAGGCACGCATGACGAAACCCAGTCGCGTGAGTTGATTTCACTTGACCTGGATCAGCCGGAAAACCACCACGCCCCTGAACTTCATCAAGAACAGTTATCGATGACCCATGCGATCCCGCTGCGTCCGGTCGCTTGGATTCATCGTTATGGCAAAGGTCGTGTTTTCTACTCGAACCTGGGCCACAACAACACGACGTATTGGTCTCCGCTCGCGTTGAAGCATTACTTAGCCGGGATTCAATACGCCGTTGGCGACTTGAAAGCGGACGACACTGCGACCAGCCAACTTGAAATCGTCAACACAGCTCTGGCCCCGCAGCGGTCAGCACCATAA
- a CDS encoding alkaline phosphatase: MLTDRLFTSLCLAALTFGIMGSATAKDSKNASKPQAASATATTPAKMPNTVSKVIDAVKDNLATNPESPEDPLRQMQSDAIKNQSAPWGYWGHVPGKYSTWTNHSNRFVPLYSFGMTLNSLREPGSMYADPERLNQRYGAVPKDTLNPQAHYHDQVDVYELQKLAARNGKKHIITIIFDGNDWQSTRNAAIYRNQADLYDSGRGQGLAFQDYRGTKTDFAFLVTAPRSGGAKYDVNTQTVLDIKKKVTGGFDPRRAGPMPWHETPQSQYPISRDREQPHSFTDSASSASSLLAGIKTYNGSINVNSDGSYATPIAHDLQKEGFRVGVVTSVPVSHATPGAAYANNVTRKDYQDISRDLIGLPSSSHRRNPLPGLDVLLGGGWGEGVGKDATQGDNFLPGNKYLHESDLERVQKSGKYLVAQRTPGRRGNDVLAEATQAAIEKDCRLLGYFGTRGGHLPFRTADGNYKPTFDVKGTERYTEADLAENPTLAEMATTALKVLSRPQSDTDPKDALAPFWLMVECGDVDWANHANNLDNSIGAVFSGEAAFQAVVDWVEANDAWDDTVVLVTSDHGHFFHLAQPQAIADAAIQAQAIQKLVQP, from the coding sequence ATGCTCACCGACCGTTTGTTCACCTCACTTTGCCTGGCCGCTCTGACCTTCGGGATCATGGGTTCGGCGACTGCCAAGGATTCCAAAAACGCGTCCAAGCCCCAAGCCGCCAGCGCCACAGCGACCACCCCCGCCAAAATGCCTAACACCGTTAGCAAGGTGATCGACGCAGTCAAAGACAATCTGGCGACCAATCCGGAATCCCCCGAGGATCCACTGCGACAAATGCAGTCCGACGCGATCAAAAATCAATCGGCCCCTTGGGGGTACTGGGGACACGTGCCCGGCAAGTACAGCACCTGGACAAACCACAGCAATCGTTTCGTGCCGTTGTACTCTTTTGGCATGACCCTGAATTCGTTGCGTGAACCCGGCAGCATGTATGCGGACCCCGAGCGTTTGAATCAGCGTTATGGTGCGGTGCCCAAAGACACGCTTAACCCACAAGCCCATTACCACGACCAAGTCGATGTTTATGAGCTACAGAAACTTGCCGCTCGAAACGGCAAGAAGCACATCATCACAATCATTTTTGATGGCAACGATTGGCAGTCTACCCGCAATGCGGCGATCTATCGAAATCAAGCCGACTTGTACGACAGTGGTCGTGGTCAAGGACTCGCTTTTCAAGACTACCGTGGTACCAAAACTGATTTTGCGTTTTTGGTCACCGCCCCACGATCCGGTGGTGCGAAATACGACGTGAACACACAAACCGTCCTCGATATCAAAAAGAAAGTTACCGGCGGATTCGATCCTCGACGCGCCGGCCCCATGCCTTGGCACGAAACACCCCAAAGTCAATATCCGATCAGCCGCGATCGTGAACAACCACACAGTTTCACCGACTCAGCATCTTCGGCGTCATCGTTGTTGGCTGGTATCAAAACCTACAACGGTTCCATCAATGTCAACTCCGATGGTTCTTATGCGACACCTATCGCCCACGACTTGCAAAAGGAAGGTTTTCGAGTGGGTGTCGTGACCAGCGTGCCGGTTAGCCATGCGACCCCCGGTGCCGCGTATGCCAACAACGTCACACGCAAAGACTACCAAGACATCTCACGCGATTTGATCGGGTTGCCGTCTTCGTCACACCGCCGAAACCCGTTGCCTGGACTCGATGTCTTGCTTGGTGGCGGTTGGGGCGAAGGAGTTGGCAAAGATGCAACGCAAGGCGACAACTTCTTGCCCGGCAACAAATACTTGCATGAATCCGATCTCGAACGAGTGCAAAAGAGCGGCAAGTATCTCGTCGCTCAGCGCACTCCCGGTCGTCGCGGCAACGACGTCCTTGCCGAGGCCACCCAAGCCGCCATCGAGAAAGACTGTCGCTTGCTAGGATACTTTGGCACCCGTGGCGGCCACCTGCCCTTCCGAACTGCCGACGGCAACTACAAACCCACCTTCGATGTCAAAGGCACTGAACGCTACACCGAAGCCGACCTGGCCGAAAACCCAACCTTGGCCGAAATGGCAACGACTGCACTGAAGGTCTTGTCGCGGCCCCAGTCGGATACCGACCCGAAAGACGCCTTGGCACCGTTTTGGTTGATGGTGGAATGCGGCGATGTGGACTGGGCCAATCACGCCAACAACCTCGACAACAGCATTGGTGCGGTTTTTAGCGGCGAAGCGGCATTCCAAGCGGTGGTCGATTGGGTCGAAGCCAACGACGCTTGGGACGATACCGTCGTACTGGTGACCAGCGACCATGGTCACTTCTTCCACCTTGCTCAACCCCAGGCGATCGCTGACGCGGCCATCCAGGCCCAAGCGATCCAAAAACTGGTTCAACCATAG
- a CDS encoding NAD-dependent deacylase has protein sequence MNILILTGAGVSAESGIPTFRDANGLWEGHAFEDVATPEAFARNPVLVHQFYNERRRRLQESDIQPNAAHVALAEFEQACADRDDIRFLLVTQNIDDLHERAGSQNVLHMHGELLKAQCLESLQTYPWKDDLSLETPHPDDPDDESKRGYLRPHVVWFGEMPIGLNQISEAASNADLFLAIGTSGVVYPAAGIVASTPHACRRIEINLDATEASSAFDETIRGPASIEVGKVLQQILHDCSE, from the coding sequence ATGAACATCCTGATTCTGACCGGTGCAGGCGTTTCCGCTGAATCCGGCATCCCGACTTTCCGTGATGCCAATGGTCTTTGGGAAGGTCATGCTTTCGAGGATGTTGCCACCCCGGAAGCGTTTGCTCGGAATCCAGTGTTGGTGCATCAGTTCTACAACGAACGCCGTCGTCGATTGCAGGAATCCGATATCCAGCCTAACGCCGCGCACGTCGCGCTAGCTGAGTTTGAGCAAGCTTGTGCCGACCGAGATGACATCCGTTTTTTGCTGGTGACCCAAAACATCGACGACCTGCATGAGCGGGCTGGGAGTCAAAACGTGCTTCATATGCACGGCGAACTCCTGAAAGCCCAGTGCCTCGAGTCCCTGCAAACCTATCCGTGGAAGGACGACCTTTCGCTCGAGACGCCGCATCCGGACGATCCCGATGACGAATCGAAACGAGGCTACTTGCGACCGCATGTGGTGTGGTTCGGCGAGATGCCCATTGGTCTGAACCAAATTTCCGAAGCCGCGTCGAACGCCGACCTGTTTCTCGCCATCGGAACTTCCGGCGTCGTGTATCCAGCCGCTGGCATTGTGGCGTCCACTCCGCACGCATGCCGGCGCATCGAAATCAATCTGGACGCCACAGAAGCCTCTTCCGCATTCGACGAAACAATCCGCGGCCCCGCGAGCATCGAGGTCGGCAAAGTACTCCAGCAGATTCTGCACGACTGCAGCGAATAG
- a CDS encoding glycosyltransferase family 4 protein, with translation MKIAHVITRMIIGGAQENTLFNCQDLVAEHGDEVLLVCGPETGPEGDLLGISESSRVPAKQVPAKQGSAKQKPPEQGRAGRLTHSADGGLAFEIDGVQVRILDSLRRAIHPMHDWRAAGELRQAIRDFRPDVVHTHSAKGGLLGRHIAWGLKVPAVIHTVHGAPFHDYQSAAARRFFIGCERWAAKRCHHLISVADAMTDLMVDAGVAPRDKFTTISSGMDVEPFLHARQHRERVRATYGIEDEHVVVGKIARLFHLKGHADLVNAARIVADRHPNVRFLLVGDGILRDPLTRQITDAGLTDHFIFTGLVPPTQVPELIGAMDLLVHASYREGLARALPQALISGIPAISYDIDGAREVVINDETGYLVEPSDVSGMAERISQLVGDAGLRERQGRAGQMRFTDQFRHQTMTDRIRDLYKDVLAKS, from the coding sequence ATGAAAATCGCCCATGTGATCACTCGAATGATCATCGGTGGGGCCCAAGAAAACACACTGTTTAACTGCCAAGACCTCGTCGCCGAACACGGTGATGAGGTTTTGCTCGTTTGTGGGCCAGAGACCGGACCCGAAGGTGACCTTTTAGGGATTTCCGAATCATCGAGGGTCCCGGCAAAACAGGTTCCGGCAAAACAAGGCTCGGCAAAACAGAAGCCGCCGGAGCAGGGCAGGGCAGGGCGGTTGACGCACAGCGCCGACGGTGGCTTGGCGTTTGAGATCGATGGCGTGCAGGTCCGCATTCTGGATTCGCTTCGCCGAGCCATTCACCCAATGCATGACTGGCGTGCGGCAGGTGAACTCCGCCAGGCAATTCGTGACTTTCGGCCGGATGTCGTACACACTCATAGTGCCAAGGGTGGCTTGTTGGGACGCCACATCGCGTGGGGCCTGAAAGTTCCTGCGGTGATCCACACGGTTCATGGGGCACCGTTTCATGACTATCAATCCGCGGCCGCACGACGCTTCTTCATTGGTTGTGAGCGATGGGCAGCAAAGCGATGTCATCATCTGATTTCGGTCGCCGACGCGATGACGGATCTGATGGTGGACGCGGGTGTCGCACCCCGCGACAAGTTCACGACAATCAGTAGTGGGATGGATGTTGAGCCGTTCTTGCATGCAAGACAGCATCGTGAACGAGTTCGGGCCACCTACGGAATCGAAGACGAGCATGTCGTTGTGGGGAAGATCGCCAGGCTCTTTCATTTGAAAGGTCACGCCGACCTCGTCAATGCTGCTCGCATTGTCGCCGATCGTCATCCGAATGTGCGTTTCTTGTTGGTCGGCGATGGGATCCTGCGTGATCCACTTACTAGGCAAATCACCGATGCCGGTTTGACCGATCACTTCATCTTCACTGGATTGGTGCCGCCGACTCAGGTTCCCGAATTGATTGGAGCGATGGACCTGTTAGTTCATGCGTCCTATCGGGAAGGTTTAGCACGTGCTTTGCCACAAGCGTTGATTTCAGGAATCCCAGCGATCAGTTATGACATCGACGGAGCTCGCGAGGTGGTCATCAACGACGAAACGGGCTATTTGGTTGAGCCAAGCGACGTCAGTGGAATGGCCGAACGGATTAGCCAGCTTGTCGGTGACGCTGGTTTGCGCGAACGGCAGGGCAGGGCAGGGCAGATGCGATTCACGGACCAGTTCCGGCATCAAACCATGACGGATCGCATTCGAGACCTGTATAAGGACGTGCTTGCGAAGTCTTGA
- a CDS encoding FliA/WhiG family RNA polymerase sigma factor has translation MPAAANVDEEIIKVWDSFKAITKDHPDYEGLRNRLVERFMPLVRYNGERIWQRLPDGVELDDLISAGIFGLMDAIDAYDRDRGVKFETYCVPRIRGAMLDELRTMDWVPRLVRSKASKLGVATKTLEARFGRAPTVQELSNHMEIEVKEVEKMQTEANAVGVVSLNKKWYETDSYKDVREIDILEDKKGEDPTLRVQKTDLMRLVTKGLNRNERLIIILYYYEELTMKEIGATLDLSESRVSQMHTSIVNRLQQQLGVRRLEFGA, from the coding sequence ATGCCCGCCGCCGCCAACGTCGACGAAGAAATTATCAAAGTATGGGATTCCTTCAAAGCGATCACCAAGGACCATCCTGATTACGAAGGACTCCGCAATCGACTCGTCGAGCGTTTCATGCCATTGGTTCGCTACAACGGCGAACGAATCTGGCAACGTCTTCCTGACGGCGTCGAATTGGACGACCTGATCAGTGCCGGTATCTTCGGTTTGATGGATGCCATTGACGCTTACGACCGCGATCGTGGCGTGAAGTTTGAAACCTACTGTGTGCCACGTATCCGCGGTGCGATGCTCGACGAGCTTCGTACAATGGACTGGGTGCCTCGATTGGTTCGCAGCAAGGCCAGTAAGCTTGGTGTCGCCACCAAGACCTTGGAAGCCCGATTTGGTCGTGCTCCAACTGTGCAAGAGCTTTCCAATCACATGGAAATCGAAGTTAAAGAAGTTGAAAAGATGCAGACCGAAGCGAATGCGGTTGGCGTCGTTTCGCTGAACAAGAAATGGTACGAAACGGACAGCTACAAAGACGTTCGTGAAATCGACATTCTCGAAGACAAGAAGGGTGAGGACCCGACTCTTCGTGTTCAGAAAACGGACTTGATGCGATTGGTCACCAAGGGACTCAACCGCAACGAACGACTGATCATCATTCTCTACTATTACGAAGAGTTGACGATGAAAGAGATCGGCGCCACGCTTGATCTGTCAGAGTCGCGAGTGAGCCAAATGCACACGTCGATCGTCAATCGTTTGCAACAACAACTTGGTGTGCGTCGGCTTGAGTTTGGTGCCTAG
- the flhF gene encoding flagellar biosynthesis protein FlhF: MSIRTFKAANLQAALADIRDQMGPDASVLHTRQVRDGWFGWLGRTKVEVVAGLRPQGEGGHAGDGTNSDANAHSRDVAHTHNASRLNDGARPHDVRSLNQTSSYPETAGQFGSGQSDYRLNVASPNAPLDPLTIDPLVSPLRQAGVDEPVIRRWLASASSFAANLRDVDDQYMESEQRLEHLQRAVARELNLCGPIRTQPGERHVVALVGPTGVGKTTTVAKLAAGFRIEARRRVGLLTIDTYRIAAVQQLKAYAEIMDLPMEVVEKPDQMQTALQSLGDVDLVLIDTAGRSPRSDARIDQLTEFLRAARPDETHLVLSATSSSENIRTTLRGFQPVGPTSVILTKLDETPHTAGALAALTASERHHAMPLSYVTNGQQVPDDIAVADAPHLVGALLPMMPTEIQSVSAFGEAA; the protein is encoded by the coding sequence CATACGCGGCAAGTGCGCGATGGTTGGTTTGGTTGGCTCGGGCGAACAAAAGTCGAAGTCGTGGCTGGACTACGTCCACAAGGCGAAGGAGGCCACGCTGGTGACGGAACAAACAGTGATGCCAACGCTCACTCTCGCGATGTCGCTCACACGCACAATGCCTCTCGCCTAAACGATGGGGCCCGCCCCCACGACGTTCGATCGCTTAATCAAACGTCGTCGTATCCGGAAACAGCGGGCCAGTTTGGGAGCGGTCAAAGCGACTATCGCCTGAATGTTGCGTCGCCGAATGCACCTCTCGATCCACTGACGATCGATCCCCTGGTTTCACCTTTGCGACAGGCGGGTGTTGATGAACCCGTTATTCGTCGCTGGTTAGCATCCGCGTCTAGTTTTGCGGCGAATTTACGCGACGTCGATGATCAATACATGGAGTCCGAACAGCGACTCGAACATTTGCAGCGGGCGGTCGCTCGCGAACTGAATTTGTGTGGCCCGATCCGCACCCAGCCTGGTGAGCGACATGTCGTGGCTTTGGTGGGGCCGACGGGAGTTGGCAAAACCACAACGGTTGCGAAGCTCGCTGCAGGCTTTCGAATCGAAGCGAGGCGTCGGGTGGGGCTGTTGACGATCGATACCTACCGAATCGCGGCGGTGCAGCAGCTCAAGGCGTATGCCGAGATCATGGACTTGCCGATGGAGGTCGTCGAGAAGCCAGATCAGATGCAGACCGCATTGCAGTCGCTAGGCGACGTTGACCTTGTCCTGATTGATACAGCCGGGCGAAGTCCACGCAGTGACGCTCGGATCGACCAACTTACAGAGTTCTTGAGGGCCGCGCGACCGGATGAAACGCATCTGGTTTTGAGTGCGACCAGCTCAAGCGAAAATATACGTACCACCTTGCGAGGGTTTCAGCCAGTTGGGCCGACCTCAGTCATCTTGACCAAGCTGGACGAGACACCACACACCGCCGGAGCACTTGCGGCTCTAACGGCTAGTGAGCGTCATCATGCGATGCCGCTTAGTTATGTGACGAACGGGCAACAGGTTCCTGACGACATCGCTGTGGCAGACGCACCTCATTTAGTAGGGGCGCTGCTGCCAATGATGCCGACGGAAATCCAGTCTGTGTCGGCATTCGGGGAAGCTGCTTAA